One genomic segment of Chromatiaceae bacterium includes these proteins:
- a CDS encoding type III secretion system chaperone produces MSRRDYAETIVREVCETLGIAGLGLDDNGLLSLTFGDVLVTVGYSESPIEQVSVYVDLGAIPDDRKGIADLLLEVNLQSWLQQCMTIGLDPGGARVVGWNLVPLVELKAPALEAVLRTMLQAAPGIRSMLETPGPSSGAADSPKGSVHRGTAVKA; encoded by the coding sequence ATGTCCCGCCGAGACTATGCCGAAACGATTGTCAGAGAGGTCTGCGAGACTTTGGGCATCGCGGGACTGGGTCTTGACGACAACGGTTTGTTGAGCCTGACGTTCGGTGATGTACTCGTGACGGTCGGTTACTCTGAGTCACCGATCGAGCAGGTATCGGTCTACGTGGATCTCGGTGCGATACCGGACGATCGGAAGGGTATCGCCGACCTGTTGCTCGAAGTCAATCTGCAGAGTTGGCTGCAGCAGTGCATGACGATCGGACTTGATCCTGGCGGTGCGCGGGTGGTTGGTTGGAACCTGGTGCCACTGGTCGAATTGAAGGCCCCTGCCCTGGAAGCGGTCTTGCGGACAATGCTGCAGGCAGCGCCCGGGATCCGCTCCATGCTCGAGACACCTGGCCCATCATCCGGTGCGGCGGACAGCCCCAAAGGTTCGGTGCATCGTGGGACCGCAGTCAAGGCTTGA
- a CDS encoding cupin domain-containing protein — protein sequence MSKGNVFDAVPALLDSEVFDDIVTSDNVRIERIVSKGHTSPDTGWYDQNENEWVMVLQGRGSIAFDDGTEVSLGKGDYVTIRAHRRHKVTWTDPDAATLWLAVFYQ from the coding sequence ATGTCGAAAGGCAACGTGTTCGATGCGGTCCCCGCGCTGCTCGATTCAGAGGTCTTTGACGATATCGTCACCTCGGACAACGTAAGGATCGAGCGCATAGTATCGAAAGGCCATACGTCGCCGGATACCGGCTGGTACGATCAAAACGAGAACGAGTGGGTGATGGTCTTGCAGGGTCGCGGCAGCATTGCCTTCGACGACGGCACTGAAGTGTCGCTTGGCAAAGGGGACTACGTAACCATTCGTGCCCACCGGCGCCACAAGGTGACGTGGACGGATCCAGATGCGGCGACGTTGTGGCTGGCGGTGTTTTACCAGTAA
- a CDS encoding type III secretion system chaperone yields MEQRIAGLEDAVPDRDEVEAVLAAFAARNDLAPLLFDAEGEIAFGVGDDMDLHLVHVPSFPGVMAVVTLPKEIAARDDLSRDLLKANLSWATTGGGTFGRLPESGDYVFCQLIPLTTGDDVAFEADLLAFAERAQDWLERIELALDLDPAEPPDAIRSRPETPIPYA; encoded by the coding sequence TTGGAGCAACGGATCGCCGGATTGGAAGACGCGGTCCCGGACCGCGACGAGGTCGAGGCGGTGCTGGCTGCATTTGCCGCGCGCAACGATCTGGCACCGCTTCTGTTCGACGCAGAGGGTGAAATCGCGTTCGGCGTCGGGGATGACATGGACCTGCATCTCGTCCACGTGCCGTCTTTTCCAGGGGTGATGGCGGTGGTCACCCTGCCCAAGGAGATTGCTGCTCGGGATGACCTTTCCCGAGACTTGCTAAAGGCGAACCTGTCATGGGCGACGACCGGTGGCGGCACTTTCGGACGCCTGCCGGAATCCGGGGACTACGTCTTTTGCCAATTGATTCCGCTTACCACCGGTGACGACGTGGCATTCGAGGCCGATCTCCTTGCATTCGCCGAGAGGGCTCAGGATTGGCTGGAGAGAATCGAGCTTGCCCTGGATCTTGATCCGGCGGAGCCGCCGGATGCAATACGATCCAGGCCGGAAACCCCGATACCCTATGCCTGA